The Pseudomonas orientalis genome contains a region encoding:
- the metF gene encoding methylenetetrahydrofolate reductase [NAD(P)H], with the protein MSQDRRYSFEFFPTKTDAGHEKLMATAKVLASYNPDFFSCTYGAGGSTRDRTINTVLQLESEVNVPAAPHLSCVGDSKADLRGLLTQYKAAGIKRIVALRGDLPSGMGMASGELRYANDLVSFIREESGDHFHVEVAAYPEMHPQARNFEDDLKNFVRKANAGANSAITQYFFNADSYFYFVERVLAMGVNIPIVPGIMPITNYSKLARFSDACGAEIPRWVRKQLEAYGDDVKSIQAFGEQVITEMCEQLLQGGAPGLHFYTLNQAEPSLAIWNNLKLPR; encoded by the coding sequence ATGTCCCAAGACCGTCGCTACAGCTTCGAGTTCTTCCCGACCAAGACCGATGCTGGGCATGAAAAATTGATGGCCACCGCCAAGGTGCTGGCCAGCTACAACCCCGACTTCTTCTCCTGCACTTACGGCGCCGGCGGTTCGACCCGTGACCGCACGATCAACACCGTGTTGCAGCTGGAAAGTGAAGTCAACGTTCCCGCCGCTCCGCACTTGTCGTGCGTGGGCGACAGCAAAGCCGACCTGCGCGGCCTGCTGACCCAATACAAGGCCGCCGGCATCAAGCGCATTGTGGCCCTGCGTGGCGACCTGCCGTCCGGCATGGGCATGGCCAGCGGTGAGCTGCGCTACGCCAACGACCTGGTGAGCTTCATCCGCGAAGAAAGCGGCGATCACTTCCATGTCGAAGTGGCGGCTTATCCGGAGATGCACCCCCAGGCGCGCAATTTCGAAGACGATCTCAAGAACTTCGTGCGCAAGGCCAATGCCGGCGCCAACAGCGCGATCACCCAGTACTTCTTCAACGCCGACAGCTATTTCTACTTCGTCGAACGTGTACTGGCCATGGGGGTGAACATCCCGATCGTGCCGGGCATCATGCCGATCACCAACTACAGCAAGCTGGCGCGCTTCTCCGACGCCTGCGGTGCCGAGATTCCACGCTGGGTGCGCAAGCAGCTGGAAGCCTATGGCGACGACGTCAAAAGCATCCAGGCGTTCGGTGAGCAGGTCATCACCGAGATGTGTGAGCAATTGTTGCAAGGTGGCGCGCCAGGGTTGCACTTCTATACCCTGAACCAGGCTGAACCCAGCCTGGCCATCTGGAACAACCTCAAGCTGCCACGCTAA
- a CDS encoding substrate-binding periplasmic protein has protein sequence MPVILKLLIAALLTCLSLAAHGEKLRIVTEPWAPYVYDDNGNMRGLDYETTVIVFQRLGVDVQWQFLPWKRCLAMLEQGHADGALDIFHSHERDAMLLYPGEPLSQVEFVLFYANERPHPANTLDDLRGLTVGVSPGYLYGEAFSASDAFAREPAPSHEANFGKLMLGRIDMVVTDRRVGQHVIKALGLEDKVSQAPLVISRQPQFLAVRRGAGMDLLVQRFAAELRRFKQEPAYAALSAKYGGISAQKAPISASEYTVEQQESSAQ, from the coding sequence ATGCCTGTCATTTTGAAGTTGCTGATTGCTGCGCTATTGACTTGCCTGAGCCTGGCCGCTCATGGCGAGAAATTGCGCATTGTCACCGAACCATGGGCGCCCTACGTCTACGACGACAACGGCAACATGCGTGGCCTGGACTATGAAACCACGGTGATCGTGTTCCAGCGCCTCGGTGTGGATGTGCAATGGCAGTTCCTGCCCTGGAAGCGCTGCCTGGCCATGCTTGAACAAGGCCATGCCGACGGCGCACTGGATATTTTCCACAGCCACGAGCGCGACGCCATGCTGCTCTACCCCGGCGAACCCTTGTCGCAAGTCGAGTTCGTGCTGTTCTACGCCAACGAACGTCCCCACCCCGCCAACACCCTCGACGACCTGCGCGGCCTGACCGTGGGCGTCTCGCCCGGCTACCTGTATGGCGAAGCATTCAGTGCGTCCGATGCCTTCGCCCGTGAACCCGCCCCCAGCCATGAAGCCAACTTCGGCAAGCTCATGCTGGGGCGCATCGACATGGTGGTCACTGACCGACGCGTGGGCCAGCATGTGATCAAGGCGTTGGGTCTGGAAGACAAGGTCAGCCAGGCACCGTTGGTAATCAGCCGCCAGCCGCAGTTTCTTGCCGTACGCCGTGGCGCGGGCATGGATTTGCTGGTCCAGCGCTTTGCCGCCGAGCTCAGGCGCTTCAAGCAAGAACCGGCCTACGCCGCCTTGAGCGCCAAATACGGCGGTATCTCTGCGCAAAAAGCCCCGATCAGCGCGTCCGAATACACCGTTGAGCAGCAGGAAAGCAGCGCACAGTGA